The Aureispira anguillae genome contains a region encoding:
- a CDS encoding polyphosphate polymerase domain-containing protein: MRFERKYRIENLSMIHIMQIIKSHPASFYKLYPNRTVNNIYFDSPNLTCLNDNLKGINVRKKYRVRWYGTDTKKIIQPKLEVKYKENELGGKTIFDVPPFALSDLKTIQKEVNQLIPQQFSLQPTLLNSYERSYWGTKNGKFRITIDSNLRFHSLLHSPNFVKYSHRDAVVIVELKYEKEDEKDLQRISRFLPFRLSKNSKYVNGILLTQ, from the coding sequence ATGCGTTTTGAACGAAAATATCGAATAGAAAATCTGTCGATGATTCATATCATGCAGATTATAAAATCACATCCTGCTTCTTTTTATAAGTTATACCCCAATAGAACGGTTAATAATATTTATTTTGATTCTCCTAATTTAACTTGCTTAAACGATAATTTAAAGGGCATCAATGTCCGTAAAAAATATCGTGTTCGTTGGTATGGTACAGATACCAAAAAGATCATACAACCTAAATTAGAGGTAAAATACAAAGAAAACGAATTGGGAGGCAAAACGATTTTTGATGTTCCTCCTTTTGCCTTGTCGGACTTAAAAACAATTCAAAAGGAAGTTAATCAACTCATTCCTCAGCAATTTTCACTACAGCCCACCCTACTAAACTCTTACGAACGCTCTTATTGGGGAACCAAAAATGGTAAATTTAGAATCACCATTGATTCTAACCTACGCTTTCACTCCTTGTTGCATTCTCCAAACTTTGTAAAATATTCACATCGGGACGCTGTTGTTATCGTAGAGTTGAAATATGAAAAAGAAGACGAAAAAGATTTGCAACGAATTAGTCGTTTTCTTCCTTTTCGTTTATCCAAAAACAGCAAATATGTCAATGGCATTTTACTGACCCAATAA
- a CDS encoding DUF4956 domain-containing protein, producing MRSRSILLITMNFDQLIENFTNTIDIKLFILNLVVATILSLLLGQFYTRFGNAVANRQKFASNFIPLALTTVLIITIIKTSIALSLGLVGALSIVRFRAAIKDPEELIYLFLVIGIGLATGANYPILASIAVLLILMLLFVNYKIQNRSVYTKENMLYVNIASENTMVDQFVSILRETMDHVELKRMDRMATGIDMTFICKAPSLDAVTAMQEKIVTTIPTTTVSIVDQPDLIV from the coding sequence ATGAGAAGTAGATCAATCCTTTTAATTACTATGAATTTTGATCAATTAATAGAGAACTTTACCAACACGATAGACATCAAATTATTTATTCTCAATTTGGTTGTTGCTACCATTCTTTCACTTTTATTAGGGCAATTTTATACTCGTTTTGGGAATGCTGTTGCCAATCGTCAAAAATTTGCTAGTAATTTTATTCCGTTAGCATTAACAACCGTTCTTATCATTACCATTATCAAAACGTCCATTGCACTTTCTTTGGGCTTGGTAGGAGCCTTGTCCATTGTTCGATTTAGAGCAGCCATCAAAGACCCAGAGGAGTTAATTTATTTGTTTTTGGTCATTGGAATTGGTTTGGCTACAGGAGCTAATTATCCTATTTTGGCAAGTATCGCTGTTTTATTAATTTTGATGCTTTTGTTTGTCAATTACAAAATTCAAAATCGTAGTGTTTATACCAAAGAGAATATGCTTTATGTCAATATTGCTTCTGAAAATACAATGGTAGATCAGTTTGTTTCTATTTTGCGAGAAACAATGGATCATGTAGAATTAAAAAGAATGGACAGAATGGCTACTGGTATTGATATGACATTTATTTGCAAGGCTCCTAGTCTTGATGCAGTAACAGCGATGCAAGAAAAAATAGTTACAACAATCCCGACAACTACCGTGTCTATTGTTGACCAGCCCGACTTAATCGTCTAG